The genomic region CTGGAGAAACTGGAAATTAGCAAGAGAGCTGAGCTAGAGCAGAAAGGTCAGCGTGAGCGTGTGTGAGGGCGATTTTCGTTTAAAACCAAGCTACTGTGACATTTTCCTCACTTttgggttgttgttgttcttgaaCACGTCTCTGGGCCTCACACAGTTGTAATTGTATTGACTGTAACATATTTTTAACTTGTTATGAAACTATAATAACAAAGCAATGAAATAAggtgtgtttcagtttttgtgcaCTAACCCgcattaaaaaatgtctttgtcctGTTCTCCTCTAACAGAGAACACCATCGTACAGGGGACTCGATGCAAGAACTCGGGATGCAAAGCGGTGAGGCTCTGTTATTTGctggtttgagtgtgtgtgtgtgtgtgtgtgtgtgtgtgtgtgtgtgtgtgtgtgtaagcaaaCTCATTGACAAGAGTTGAGTATGTGACAAGAACCTCGACACGCACAGGGAGAAAAGCCCAAACTGAAGAGCAGCGTGTCTGTGCTTCACTGTGGGTTCAGTTTATCACTGTCTAGCTACTGTGCTCTTGTAAAGCTTATTAAGTGCTCCATCTAGTGGCCAACACGTGTAACAACCCAATATGAAGCATTGTTATGTTCTTATCACAGCCCTTTCTCCTCCCTGTTCTTAAAATAACTTCAGTGGTCTGTAAATATTCCCATTTACTCGAGTAGTGCAAGGTTTTATCAAACTACTAATAttcatcatatttattttttttttaaactttgcaTTTACTTTAGCGAAATGTTAAATTTTTCCAAATGCACTTAATAAGAAGCTGATTTTAGTCATGTTTGAAACCTCCTACGACAACAAACGACTCTATATGGGCTGCCAGCTCTAAGGTGGAGAAACACTgcatccaaacaaacacaccattgACTGGTGACCTTATCGTTTGACTGATCATCATCAGAGGTGTGAGGAGAAACCGTAATCAGTTACACATTATTGATCAGCTGCTCTTTACACTGTGGTCATTagtggtgtgtttttgtgtgtaggTCTACCAAGGCCCCGAGACCAACATGGAGGTCTGCACCCACCACCCTGGAGCACCCGTCTTCCACGAGGGgtaagacagacaaacagacagacacaaagttGAAATTATTAAACAAGCAAATCACTTACACAGTTTTTCACCCTGTATATTCAatatgtgtttctttctgtagGTATAAGtactggagctgctgctgcattaaGACAGTAGACTTCAATGCTTTCCTTGACCAGAAGGGCTGCACCACAGGGAAACACTGCTGGGTCCCAAAACAGGTAGGCTCCATACAAAACCACATGGGAAATACTTGTTACTAAATGtgcaatatacagtacatgcgCACATGACCTGGTTCGAAAGAGGTTTAGAAAGACCTGTCACACATATCTTTGTaaaagtgtgaaaaacaaacatttaaaataatcaattttTTGAATGCAGATTGGTGTACAGGTAGTTCcttccatttttttaaatgtatgaaataaaaacgTAAGATAAATAGGTAGAAAATACACTGATTCTTAATATACAAGTGCATCAAACTAATGCAgcagtcctgcaataaatctTGACAAAAATCTTGACATAGTAAAGCTTGttaggtttatttatttttctttaaactgcTTTAGAAAGATGCTGATTCAAGTTTGTGGCCATTTTGGAGACTTCACTGTAGCTTGTGATGCTGTTGATGTGAAATCTCTAAAAACTAATGAGTATTGTAAATAGTATCTATCTAATAGTATCAGAATGCAAATGACTGAAAAGAGGAACAATTCAAACTATAAGATCCTACACATTCAGTACACAGCACGTCGGCTTCTGGTTGATTAATTGTTCCTCTAATTAAAGTATTATCCTTGTTACTGAAGCTTAGTTTCTTCCAAAAGCCATCATTACCTACAGAAGCCTACATGTGTGAGATGATTATGATCCTCAGCTCCGACTCGAGCTACAACAACAAGTCGGATTCAAACTCGATCCTTTTCCTGTGTGACACACATCTGTTTACGTTCACAGGACAAGAAGAAGGTGGCGTGTCGACACGACTGGCACCAGACTGGAAATAGTGTTGTTGTCACAATTTATGCCAAGAATGCAAACCCAGACGCTTCCTCCATAGAGGCCAATCGGACAGTGGTGAGTCtaacgcagacacacacacacacacacacacacacaagtttccCAATGGCGATTAATCAAGtcagttattatttttcattcGGTTAGTTGCTGCTGTGTTCATGAAATATTTACTCCTACCCTTTAGCTCCATTAGAAGCCACTCATGTCTGCTCAGGTGTTCCTCCGTGTTGTAGCTTTCACAGTGTAACCAAAGGGTCACGTAAAagctcttcctccttctctacTCTGTGCAGCTCTCGTGTGAAATCCAATTCGAGAATAACAAGATTTTCAAGAGAGAGTTCCACCTGTGGGGCGTAAGTACCTTCACCTGAGTTAACTGTACCTGTCTCTACTGCACAGTAGCCATTTCAAGTAGTGTCTGCATTGGAACCTGCTTCACTTTTTGGCTTTGAGACACTTTTTCTCTGAACAAGACCGACTTTACTGCCGTTATctcatctttgtttgtttggatgcGCTCGCTTCAGGTGGCCAATGTCAAACAGAGCTCTGTGAACATGGTCCCATCCAAAGTGGAGATCACGCTGCGTAAGGCCGACCCGGTGGCATGGGGCAAACTCGAGGACCCCAACTACAAACCGGAGCCCGAGCCCATAGAGGAGTCCGTCGGTGAAAGCAACGAGACGCATCAGCCCAACTGGGACATCGACGACGATGACATCAGCGACTCAGACGAGGAGTGGGCCTATGACACGCCGGAGAACAAGAAGCCAAAGGATAAGGACGGGGATGAGCAGAAGAACAACGAGGAGCAGATTTtaaagagaaaggaggaggtggaggaggagatgaagagggcgatggaggagaggaggagggcggaggaggagaagaaaaagctggaggagcagaggaagaacGAGGAAGCAGGTTATGAAGACATGCCGGATCTAGAGTAACGGGGAAAAACACATCTAATGTGTAGGAAAATGTTTAAGTGAAATAGATTTTTGTAATGACGAATATGAAATATCTACTTCTCAAATAGGAGATTTAAAAGGTTCATTTAAGGGTCATTTAAAAGGTGACTGTCTTATAAACCACCAAGTGACATACTAGATAATTGGCTGTAAAACATACTGTGTccttttcacttcatttcattATGATGCTGAGGTTTCAATGTTCAAGTCAGAATATACTCAGACACGACTGGGTTCAAGTTCGttacaagaaataaaatacttttttgatACCAGTCTACAGCTACACGTTACTTGTCACCTCCCCTGTGTTTTAAACAGGAAGATCAAACTTGCTCACTAATGACTCGTCAGTATCCACCGGTGGTCCAGGTCACCGCTGTGAACTAAGCGAGTCGTGCTGAAATCCTATTTCAACGTCTAGTTTTCCCTATTGTACACCTGCAAACACGCCTGCTCTGTGTATTACTCACTCATCTCCTCTACTACAAGCAGGGAAAGGCTGAGAATATAGCCAACGCTTCAGTGGGCTTCAAACGAAGTGCTTGTCAGATCATCTCAAGCCTGATTTATACTTGACGCAGGGGGCTAATAGGAGTCTTGCTGGTACTGGTTTTGATTTATAGTCACCGTCTTTGTACTTTGTGATGCAGACTAACAGGAGGACTGGGGTCTTTGATTGTTACAGTTTTCCTAGGCGAGACTGAAGAGGCACTGGGATACTTTAAGTGCGGCCATTCCAAGACAACTATAAACAGCTACTTTAGATACGCGTGGACATAGCACGGGGGGGGGGTTTGAAGCACACCGACCCctttacctctctctctttactttaaAGGTGAATAAAAGCAACCGAGAGCCTGAAATGTACCAAAGCTCACAGAGTGAAACGTACCCCGAGGTTGGattttacaaacacaaacagccaaCACACCAGTTTCACACTGCAATAAATCGTTTAATCTCCAGAGGTTGCGCtgactttctttgttttacacttcacacaaaaacacaataaaataccTCGCAACGTACAAGGTCGTGCAACATCTAGTCTGGCTTCCAGCATTGCGCACACAGTCTCCATACGTAGGCTGTTCAGATCAGGGGCGGTTTTGTCTACAGTGCACTGTTACACTAATCTGCGGAGTAATTTCAGGTTTCTTAGCCATTTTTTTTGCTTCCCCCCCCAGTACAAACACCATTTTTACtgtttccaaagaaaaaaaaataacagaaaaacttaaaaatacatttaaaatctgagaaaaaaaacaaacaaacaaaacatttacactaCAAACAAATGGTCATCGTTGGTTTAAAAATGGTGCACATAGATTCATTCAAATACTGGCCAAAGACATGGCGATGATCTCTCTGTGTGAGCGATTCATTTGTGGTCTGTCGTAACACTGGAGCATTTCAACTACTTTGGCTTAAAGTTAACATGGGTTCGGTTTTAAGAATCCAATTGGTCTAAAATTGGAAAGACACTTCAGTGACTTTGCTGTGGCAGatagatgacacacacacacacacacacacacagacacacacacgtaatAACACAGGTGTTAGATGGGAGGTCTCGAGCTGCTGTGGGAGTAACCACTGATGTAATAAACATTTCTGTATACATCTGTTTATATATCTCAATCTTTTACATTTGGATagatatattacattttatcaacACACTTTTGTCCATACacatttgtcataaataaaagattttgtCATCAAgtgaacaataataaaataaaaaacactcaattttacacacacacagaagtttATACGCACATACACACCAATGTCTTTTTCTCCCCGTTAAGTTTGCGTCGTCGTAAAGTGCAAGGCAAGATACAGTAAACTTTGAAATGTACGACACACAACAACTTTTGCATCGTAAGCGTACAGTATAGAAGCATCCTCAACACCCTCGCTGGCGCCCTGTATGTCTCAACCCACTGAACTGGGTACAAACTTGGCACGACACCACTGAAGCCTCTTAGGTGTAGAGCGTAGAGCCGGCACACTGTGGACTACAGCAGCACAATCCCCCCCCGCCCCGAGCCGGTAAGACCTCGAACGCCTCACAGTAGCTCGCGTGGGTTAGTTTGATGTAAAAACGTACTGTAGAGAGCTGCAGAAATTCCTAAAGCTAACTTTTCCATGAGCGACACAGGAACAAAAACCCTTACAGATAGAAGCTTTGTTCGTGGATGTGACATTGCATCACAGGAAAAACAACCCCAGGTATTTAGTTTATCATGACAATAAATTCTTGAGTGGTTCTTTATAGCTCTGTCACATGATGTAATGTGATGTGAACTTAGCCTGTAGCACTCAGCAGAGCTTGCAAACGTGTAGCTAGCGTTTGACTCTAGGCCTGATCTTGCCTCATGAACacgttattattatttttgcaatGAAGCAATCCCAACTTTTAAAGTACTACTCTGACGCGTTAAGATGAAAGTTACCTCTGTAAAAAGAATCCCTGTCCAATCATTAGGGAGTTAGTCAACAGCTAGCTTAGATCTGTTCCGAACTAAAAACTTCAACTTAAATATGCGTGAAAACTTGACGCctgtagaaaaagaaatgatgctTCAGCTGCCAATTACACATCTTCAAGACCACATGCGgtttagccggtcctcacagTGGAGCTGCCAACCTCAAACAAGAAGCAAAACGACGCAAGCAAAGAATGGTTAGTATTTTGATTAGCTAGCTAGTGCAGGTAAGGACCAGGTAAGTTGCTGGAAGGAATATTTCACTTCTTGTTGTTCCAGTTATCTGAGCTattacactgacacacagagatgaaatCGATGTTAATCAAAGCAACTAAGCGAATCTCCCACAGTTTGTTCAAATCTTTCGAGGATCATTGCTGTCAAAGCCGGGCACAAGTTGCCTCTTTAACTTGTAAACATGGATATTTTAGCCATTTCCAACCAGCGGCACATTTGTTCAGGGAATTTCCACAGACTTGCTATAGTATACGTATAGGACATCTTGGGGTTTGTTTTAACCTGCTTGCAGAACAGTGGAACAGGATCTGGACGACACGGTGGAGCATCCGACAGACattcaagtgtttgtttgtttttttgtttttttgcttaatTGCAACTTTTCTGCACTGATCTATTTGCAGTCAGAACTGAACAACAAGCAGGTGAGAACAAACAAGAAGTGGCTAGAATAAACAGCCTCAAAGTCACTACTGCGAGGCAACTTCAGCCCCCACAGTGAGGCCGAGCAAGGCTGAGTTTGCATGCAGGAACACACGGAACAGCTTCGATTATACGCACAGTGGCCAAGGAGTTCGTCATAGAGGGAAGCAGCAAAGCCAGGACAGCTTCACAGGATACCATTAGGAAAATAccatatacaaaaaaaatatatccatttgtaataatcataataatcataataataatagctcTTAACCACAGACAAGGCAAAAATCAAATATCCACTGACTCTTATTCTTATATTACATATACAATCATTAGTATTCATATGGCAAAGTTGGAGTATTATACTGTGTCGctgtaatgtttctgttaaTTTGTCCTTGATGCTTCCTCCTTGTGTAAACACCCTCACCACATGCTGCCAATAATATCAGACTTATTGAGTCATATCATCTGGTACTGTACATTGAAAcgtttcatttaagaaaagaagaagaagaaaagattcACACAAGTGAAAAAATGCACAGTGGGATGAGATTTGTTTGACTCCCACACAAGTCAATTTTAGTCCTTGATAATAGCCAATTGATGTACCGCACTTTAAAATCCCACAGTCAGATCTTTTCACAAGGCTGAGATCCAAATGAAATGACTCACGATAAAAAGCATTATTTTTGCAGGGTGGATGCATAGCCTCGGAGCACACAAGTCACACAACGGCCTATTAAGAACCACTTTAGAACCACAACAGTAGAACCTTTGTGAAATCATTTATGAttcaacattattattattcacaggTTAATACGAGTCCATACAAGTACATTcctcagtatttttttttttgcaacatttaaaatattctccAGTTCGGACGATAAGGTTGAGatgtttcagtttgttcattttgtcGATTTGTTGCCGTACGAGTTCTCATGGCAGtagcaaaagaaataaatactcTTAGAAAGTCTCAAGAAAAGTCCAAAAGGCTATTCAtcatttcagaaataaaaaaaaaaattaaattaaattaaaagattgTAACAACTTTTAAATTTAAGACACAAAATAAGATGGCTGCACACAACATGCATGGAGAGCACCACGTAACCACATTTCTTTTGTCCAAAAACGTTTCCACAAGGATGCCGTCGTTCCGTACCTCCCTTGTCCTCGGATTTGCTGCTAGCGACgtccgccccccccccccccagctcaAGCAGGTACACACAACCAAAAAAGCAGGCCGTCAGTAGTGGAGCGACGCAGTGCAAAGCTGGGCCccttcacaaaaaataaaaaggcaaagtaGTAGAACAGGGAGGAAATGGCATTTGGGAAAAACTgggttttccttttcttcctcacACCGTTGTCAAGCCACTGGGCTTTGCAGTTAGAGGGGAGGAGAACAGGAGGGATACTCATCATCCCTGGTTTTTTAGGGTAAAAGGGGCAAAAACAAAGCACCTCTCGCTGAACTTCAGTTGCCTGAGGAATCTGCCTCGCTGGCCCCACCTTTGATTTCCCAAGTTCCTGcacgagagagacagagggagaaagaaatgacaaattatCCAAAGCAAACagtaaaactaatgaaaaatgGCTTAGAGACTCTTTAAAGTTACCATTACCAGTCCATCAATAAATGGATGGACTGGTAATCCTTTGAATCACTTTGCACACTGTGGCTCTAATGCATCATTAAATAGAGTGGTTAGTGGGGAATGGATAGGACTCTCTGTAGCCACGATGAATCACTAATGCCTGAATTGGCCGTGATCCCGATCCTGCTGTTTGGCCCAAGACATCACTATGGTGAAAAACTGTTTACCTCTCTGGACAAAGACAACTAATAAGACTTGCAAACAGTGGCTTTGAGGCACCAggttacaaaaacacatttgaccCCGATTCAACTTGATTTCTGCTTAATGCTGTGTCATTGTGGAGATCCACTTAAAGACCATCACATGTTCACGTGTAAAACACTCCCCCTGTTCAA from Anabas testudineus chromosome 18, fAnaTes1.2, whole genome shotgun sequence harbors:
- the zgc:92429 gene encoding CHORD and p23_melusin_like domain-containing protein, with product MALLCYNRGCGQNYDPDQNKDDSCLFHPGVPIFHDALKGWSCCRKRTTDFSEFLSIKGCTRGRHSDTKPQEPLRPAVSSDKSEIKHTNSKEIIYQGPKSAEALQKERPSSDEPKSKLPQKVSASLVQALEKLEISKRAELEQKENTIVQGTRCKNSGCKAVYQGPETNMEVCTHHPGAPVFHEGYKYWSCCCIKTVDFNAFLDQKGCTTGKHCWVPKQDKKKVACRHDWHQTGNSVVVTIYAKNANPDASSIEANRTVLSCEIQFENNKIFKREFHLWGVANVKQSSVNMVPSKVEITLRKADPVAWGKLEDPNYKPEPEPIEESVGESNETHQPNWDIDDDDISDSDEEWAYDTPENKKPKDKDGDEQKNNEEQILKRKEEVEEEMKRAMEERRRAEEEKKKLEEQRKNEEAGYEDMPDLE